Proteins encoded within one genomic window of Humulus lupulus chromosome 1, drHumLupu1.1, whole genome shotgun sequence:
- the LOC133823681 gene encoding vicilin Cor a 11.0101-like, translating to MAAFKLSLLILLLLFVVVPSSSVDVSVQKDPELKQCRHQCTHQTGFDEAQKSQCEQKCKEYIRDKREQERRERGGRDEKEDESHYNRKEREETRSGEGERVTERSPYVFEEEHFETSIKTEEGRVHILRKFTEKSKLLKGIENYRVGFLEANPSAFIAPVHLDADCVFFVATGKPTVTLLREDKRETFNLVQGDILTIPAGTPVYIVNRDENEKLFIVKLINPVSLPGRFEPFYGAGGETPETFYRGFSWEVLSAAFKRERDELERLFRQQKRGSIVKASRQQVQELSRHAEGGGGTVWPFGQETRSSGPFNLFRKHATQSNRFGRLYEANPSDHKQLQDLDVMITFANITQGAMAAPFYNSRATKIAFVLDGEGYLEMACPHISSEQGRRGSPWQGEKENRPEIQRVTGRLRRGVVFVVPAGHPVTTIASGNNNLQIVCFVVNAEGNVRYPLAGKRNIVTEMENVAKELAFSVPAREVDRVFKSQNEEFFFPGPRSTQQEEGGQRAYAS from the exons ATGGCGGCCTTCAAGCTCTCTTTACTTATACTGTTACTCCTGTTTGTGGTAGTGCCAAGCTCGAGTGTCGACGTTTCTGTCCAAAAAGATCCCGAGCTGAAACAGTGCAGGCATCAGTGTACACACCAGACAGGCTTCGATGAAGCACAGAAGAGCCAATGCGAGCAAAAGTGCAAGGAATACATTAGAGACAAGAGAGAgcaagagagaagagaaagaggaGGAAGAGATGAAAAAGAAGATGAAAGCCACTACAATAGAAAAGAAAGAGAGGAAACAAGAAGCGGTGAAGGGGAGCGAGTAACAGAGAGGAGCCCGTACGTTTTTGAAGAAGAGCATTTTGAAACCAGCATTAAAACAGAGGAGGGAAGAGTTCATATTCTCCGAAAGTTCACTGAGAAGTCGAAGCTTTTGAAGGGAATTGAGAATTACCGAGTAGGGTTTCTCGAGGCCAACCCCAGTGCTTTCATTGCCCCGGTTCACCTTGATGCCGACTGCGTCTTCTTCGTTGCTACTG GGAAACCGACTGTAACCCTGTTGAGAGAGGATAAGAGAGAGACTTTTAACCTTGTCCAAGGAGATATTCTAACCATCCCAGCAGGAACCCCTGTATATATCGTCAACCGGGACGAAAACGAAAAGTTGTTCATTGTCAAGCTAATCAACCCTGTCTCTCTACCTGGCCGCTTTGAG CCATTTTATGGGGCTGGTGGTGAAACCCCAGAGACGTTTTACAGAGGCTTCAGTTGGGAGGTACTTAGTGCCGCTTTCAAG agagaaagagatgagttAGAAAGGCTGTTTAGACAGCAAAAGCGAGGGAGCATTGTCAAGGCCTCGAGGCAACAAGTTCAGGAGCTGAGCCGTCATGCTGAGGGTGGTGGTGGCACCGTTTGGCCGTTCGGGCAAGAAACGAGATCATCAGGTCCTTTCAATCTATTCCGAAAACATGCTACTCAATCGAACCGCTTTGGCCGCCTTTACGAAGCTAATCCCAGTGATCACAAGCAACTCCAAGACCTCGACGTTATGATCACCTTTGCCAACATCACACAA GGAGCTATGGCGGCACCATTCTACAACTCAAGGGCAACAAAGATAGCATTCGTATTAGATGGTGAAGGGTACCTCGAGATGGCTTGTCCACACATTTCATCGGAGCAAGGTCGCCGGGGCAGTCCGTGGCAGGGAGAGAAGGAAAATAGACCAGAAATACAGAGAGTCACCGGACGGCTTAGACGCGGTGTGGTGTTTGTGGTGCCGGCGGGGCATCCAGTCACAACTATTGCCTCTGGAAATAACAACCTTCAGATTGTGTGTTTTGTAGTAAATGCCGAAGGCAACGTTAGGTACCCTCTTGCAG GAAAACGCAATATTGTGACTGAAATGGAGAACGTGGCGAAAGAGTTGGCGTTTAGCGTGCCAGCAAGAGAAGTGGACAGAGTTTTTAAGAGCCAAAATGAGGAGTTTTTTTTCCCGGGGCCAAGGTCAACCCAACAAGAGGAAGGTGGGCAACGCGCTTATGCATCATAA